The Rhodobacter sp. CZR27 genome includes a window with the following:
- a CDS encoding OmpA family protein, which produces MKSRLLTTTAALSVALSAIQPLPLSAQDGQRANCTSENPEDCPPRKRGEQRSGEGAGQQERRNRQPDAARQQQEDRPAGQQRQQRANQPDERPDARPAGRATDAERPEREQRKQRAAPQDDTPAARPARPAAEAERPADGERSGQPRRAAPEGGAGGEAGRPADREREQRRAAPDREEEPGAADRTRSRENQREAEPRDGGEAPRADGQRSRQGDDGPDGDELRRMLEEEDAGRGAPREGDRPVRSTDENDSPVVGTDRAPRDRARPDTERNNPVANDAERPRRGDGRDADAERRTRDGDRATRDAGRAEEERRPSREEARRSLSRALDDPDRSTAAAAASAGNAREAAEDARRSARRAERITEEDFRSSREDFATRATDWRAGEDDDDDDDDGGLSNFEKFGLLALGGLAVGALLNNRDEVVSNSGDRVVVQRADGTYAVLKDDDTLLRRPGSEVITESYADGSTRSVVTREDGTQIVTIRDAAGRVLRRSAVDRYGQEVLLIDDLAPVEQIDFSRLPEPAPVYNFTETRDKAALREALEQMRGRDLDRTYSLRQIRDYREVRALAPAIDVDQITFDSGSAAIVPEEAEKLAMLGQTISDMIAERPEEVFLIEGHTDAVGSAASNLTLSDRRAESVALALTEYYDVPPENLVVQGYGEEDLRVDTEGPDQRNRRVAVRLITPLLQTAAN; this is translated from the coding sequence ATGAAGAGTCGGCTATTGACCACGACGGCCGCACTGTCGGTGGCGCTCTCCGCGATCCAGCCGCTTCCATTGAGCGCGCAGGACGGTCAACGGGCGAACTGCACGTCCGAGAACCCCGAGGACTGCCCGCCGCGAAAGCGCGGCGAGCAGCGGTCGGGCGAGGGCGCCGGCCAGCAGGAGCGCCGCAACCGCCAGCCTGACGCGGCGCGCCAGCAGCAGGAGGATCGCCCCGCCGGGCAGCAGCGTCAGCAGCGCGCAAACCAGCCGGACGAGCGGCCGGACGCCCGCCCCGCCGGTCGCGCCACCGATGCCGAGCGCCCCGAGCGCGAGCAGCGCAAGCAGCGTGCCGCACCGCAGGACGATACCCCCGCGGCGCGACCGGCCCGTCCGGCAGCCGAGGCCGAGCGACCGGCTGACGGCGAAAGGTCCGGGCAACCGCGCCGCGCCGCGCCTGAGGGCGGCGCCGGCGGGGAGGCGGGGCGGCCCGCCGACCGCGAGCGCGAGCAGCGTCGGGCCGCGCCGGACCGCGAGGAGGAGCCGGGCGCAGCCGACCGGACGCGCAGCCGCGAGAACCAGCGCGAGGCCGAGCCCCGGGATGGCGGCGAGGCGCCGCGCGCTGACGGCCAGCGCTCCCGTCAGGGCGACGACGGACCCGATGGCGATGAACTCCGCCGGATGCTGGAGGAGGAGGACGCGGGACGGGGCGCCCCGCGCGAGGGTGATCGCCCTGTCCGCAGCACGGACGAGAATGACAGCCCCGTCGTCGGCACCGACCGTGCCCCGCGCGACCGGGCGCGCCCGGACACCGAGCGCAACAATCCGGTGGCAAACGATGCCGAACGCCCCCGGCGCGGGGACGGCCGCGATGCGGACGCCGAGCGCAGGACGCGGGACGGCGACCGGGCGACCCGCGATGCCGGGCGCGCCGAGGAGGAGCGCAGGCCAAGTCGCGAGGAGGCCCGCCGTTCGCTTTCCCGCGCGCTGGACGATCCTGACAGGAGCACCGCGGCTGCGGCCGCCTCGGCCGGGAACGCCCGCGAGGCGGCAGAGGACGCCCGCCGCTCGGCCCGTCGCGCCGAACGCATCACCGAGGAGGACTTCCGCTCGAGCCGGGAGGACTTCGCGACCCGCGCCACGGATTGGCGGGCCGGCGAGGATGACGACGACGATGACGACGATGGTGGCCTGAGCAACTTCGAGAAGTTCGGCCTGCTCGCCCTGGGCGGTCTCGCCGTGGGGGCGCTGCTCAACAACCGCGACGAGGTCGTGTCGAACAGCGGCGACCGGGTGGTCGTGCAGCGCGCCGATGGAACCTATGCCGTGCTGAAGGACGATGACACCCTGCTGCGGCGACCGGGATCGGAGGTCATCACCGAAAGCTATGCCGATGGCTCCACCCGATCGGTCGTGACGCGCGAGGACGGCACGCAGATCGTGACGATCCGCGATGCCGCCGGCCGCGTGCTGCGCCGCTCGGCCGTGGACCGATACGGGCAGGAGGTGCTGCTGATCGACGACCTCGCCCCGGTCGAGCAGATCGACTTCTCGCGCCTGCCGGAACCCGCGCCGGTCTACAACTTCACCGAGACCCGCGACAAGGCAGCCCTGCGCGAGGCGCTGGAACAGATGCGGGGCCGGGATCTGGACCGGACCTACAGCCTGCGCCAGATCCGGGACTACCGCGAGGTCCGCGCACTTGCGCCGGCCATCGACGTCGATCAGATCACCTTCGACAGCGGCTCGGCGGCCATCGTGCCGGAAGAGGCCGAGAAGCTTGCCATGCTGGGCCAGACGATCTCGGACATGATCGCCGAGCGCCCCGAGGAGGTGTTCCTGATCGAGGGGCACACCGACGCGGTGGGCTCGGCTGCGTCCAACCTGACGCTTTCGGACCGCCGGGCCGAGTCCGTGGCCCTCGCGCTGACGGAATACTATGACGTGCCGCCCGAGAACCTCGTGGTGCAGGGCTATGGCGAGGAGGACCTGCGGGTCGATACGGAAGGGCCGGACCAGCGCAACCGACGGGTCGCGGTCCGGCTGATCACGCCGCTGCTGCAGACGGCGGCGAACTGA
- a CDS encoding VWA domain-containing protein, translating into METLASPEGRLGQNILWFARALRKAGLPIGSGRVIDAIRAVEAAGFTSREDFYWTLHACFVSRPEHRAVFAQVFRLYWRDPQFLEHMMSLLLPQLRGLQEDRPPEPAEKRAAEALLDGAARPEQREEAGEESLIEIDAAETVSEEERLKRLDFEQMSTSEIEAAKRMLSRLTLPVPPIASRRVVAAVSGSRPDLRRTLRLALRQGGEVAAIARRRPTERWPNLVVLCDISGSMSRYSRLVLHFVHAVANRKGQGWARVHAFTFGTRLTDITRHLRTRDVDAALAAAGAEAQDWSGGTRIGECLHVFNRDWSRRVLGQGAVVLLITDGLDRGAPEALAREMERLHLSTRRLIWLNPLLRWDGFAPRAAGIRAMLPHVDSLRAAHSVASLDALAEALSRPEGRRR; encoded by the coding sequence ATGGAGACGCTTGCTTCCCCCGAGGGACGTCTGGGGCAGAACATCCTGTGGTTCGCCCGCGCGCTGCGCAAGGCGGGGCTGCCGATCGGCTCGGGCCGGGTGATCGACGCGATCCGCGCCGTCGAGGCCGCGGGCTTCACCTCGCGCGAGGATTTCTACTGGACGCTCCACGCCTGCTTCGTCTCGCGCCCCGAACACCGGGCCGTCTTCGCGCAGGTCTTCCGGCTCTACTGGCGCGATCCGCAGTTCCTCGAGCACATGATGAGCCTGCTGCTGCCGCAGTTGCGCGGCCTGCAGGAGGACCGGCCACCGGAGCCCGCCGAGAAGCGCGCCGCCGAGGCGTTGCTCGACGGGGCCGCCCGCCCCGAGCAGCGCGAGGAGGCGGGCGAGGAAAGCCTGATCGAGATCGATGCGGCCGAGACCGTCTCGGAGGAGGAGCGGCTGAAGCGGCTCGACTTCGAGCAGATGTCCACCTCCGAGATCGAGGCGGCCAAGCGGATGCTGTCGCGGCTCACGCTGCCGGTGCCGCCCATCGCCTCGCGGCGGGTGGTGGCGGCGGTCTCGGGCAGCCGGCCCGACCTGCGCCGCACCCTGCGGCTTGCGCTGCGGCAGGGCGGAGAGGTCGCCGCCATTGCCCGCCGGCGGCCGACCGAACGTTGGCCGAACCTCGTCGTGCTCTGCGACATCTCGGGGTCGATGTCGCGCTATTCGCGGCTTGTCCTGCATTTCGTTCACGCGGTGGCGAACCGGAAGGGGCAGGGCTGGGCGCGGGTCCATGCCTTCACCTTCGGCACGCGGCTGACCGACATCACCCGCCACTTGCGGACGCGCGACGTGGATGCCGCGCTGGCCGCCGCCGGGGCCGAGGCGCAGGACTGGTCGGGGGGCACGCGGATCGGCGAGTGCCTGCACGTCTTCAACCGCGACTGGTCGCGCCGGGTGCTGGGGCAGGGCGCCGTGGTGCTGCTGATCACCGACGGACTTGACCGGGGTGCGCCCGAGGCGCTCGCGCGCGAGATGGAGCGGCTGCATCTTTCCACGAGGCGGCTGATCTGGCTCAATCCGCTGCTGCGCTGGGACGGCTTCGCGCCCCGGGCGGCCGGCATCCGGGCGATGCTGCCCCATGTCGACAGCCTCCGGGCGGCCCATTCGGTGGCATCGCTCGACGCCCTCGCAGAGGCCCTTTCCCGGCCCGAGGGCCGCCGCCGCTGA